The Catenuloplanes niger genome includes a window with the following:
- a CDS encoding IS256 family transposase yields MTTEITSGQEPAARPADAVTDEQLIAMLVDRARGDGLKLTGEGGLLQQLTKRVLESALDGEITDHVGYDKHDPAGRGSGNTRNGSRTKTVLTDVGPVEVRVPRDAAGTFEPQIVRKRQRRLTGVDDMVLSLSAKGLTHGEIAAHLAEVYGAEVSKQTISTITDKVMDGMAEWQNRPLDRVYPVVFIDAINVKIRDGQVANRPIYLAMAVTVDGHRDILGIWAGDGGEGAKHWLHVLTELKNRGVADVLMLVCDGLKGLPEAVETVWPRTIVQTCVVHLLRNSFRYAARQDWDKIAKALRPVYTAPTEDAAAERFLEFAEAWGRKYPAIVKLWENAWAEFVPFLAFDAEIRKVICSTNAIESVNARIRKAVRARGHFPNEQAALKCVYMALMSLDPTGAGRRRWTMRWKAPLNAFQIAFEGRLTPADN; encoded by the coding sequence ATGACGACCGAGATCACCTCGGGGCAGGAGCCGGCCGCCAGGCCGGCGGATGCGGTCACGGATGAGCAGTTGATCGCGATGCTGGTCGATCGGGCTCGTGGTGACGGGCTGAAGCTGACCGGTGAGGGTGGGCTGCTGCAGCAGCTGACCAAGCGGGTGCTGGAGTCAGCGCTGGACGGTGAGATCACCGACCACGTCGGCTACGACAAGCACGACCCGGCAGGTCGTGGCAGCGGGAACACCCGTAACGGCAGCCGAACCAAGACCGTGCTCACCGACGTCGGGCCGGTCGAGGTGCGAGTCCCACGCGATGCCGCGGGCACGTTCGAGCCGCAGATCGTGCGTAAGCGGCAGCGGCGGCTGACCGGCGTCGACGACATGGTGTTGTCGTTGTCGGCCAAGGGGTTGACCCACGGCGAGATCGCCGCGCACCTGGCCGAGGTCTACGGCGCTGAGGTGTCCAAGCAGACCATCTCCACCATCACCGACAAGGTCATGGACGGCATGGCGGAGTGGCAGAACCGGCCTCTGGACCGGGTCTACCCGGTCGTGTTCATCGATGCCATCAACGTCAAGATCCGCGATGGGCAGGTCGCGAACCGGCCGATCTACCTCGCCATGGCGGTCACCGTCGACGGGCACCGCGACATCCTTGGCATCTGGGCCGGTGACGGCGGTGAGGGCGCCAAGCACTGGCTGCACGTGCTGACCGAGCTGAAGAACCGCGGCGTCGCCGACGTGCTGATGCTCGTCTGCGACGGGCTCAAGGGCCTGCCGGAGGCGGTCGAGACCGTCTGGCCTCGCACGATCGTGCAGACGTGTGTGGTGCACCTGCTGCGCAACTCGTTCCGCTACGCCGCGCGCCAGGACTGGGACAAGATCGCCAAGGCGCTGCGGCCGGTCTACACCGCACCGACCGAGGACGCCGCGGCCGAGCGGTTCCTCGAGTTCGCCGAGGCGTGGGGCCGTAAGTATCCGGCGATCGTGAAGCTGTGGGAAAACGCCTGGGCCGAGTTCGTGCCGTTCCTCGCCTTCGACGCCGAGATCCGCAAGGTCATCTGCTCCACGAACGCGATCGAGTCGGTCAACGCCCGTATCCGCAAGGCCGTGCGAGCTCGCGGCCACTTCCCGAATGAGCAGGCCGCGCTCAAGTGCGTCTACATGGCCTTGATGAGCCTCGACCCCACCGGCGCGGGCCGAAGGCGCTGGACCATGCGCTGGAAGGCACCCCTGAACGCCTTCCAGATCGCCTTCGAAGGCCGGCTCACCCCGGCCGACAACTGA
- a CDS encoding barstar family protein, with the protein MGEADAAIAACADIEGLFVDLPSTVRGTTLLGCMPHPPLRRALDALAKGAGNPGGALHRRSIDATLYSVDHNGVVNRMIGSHLRASVTEVRPSVLAADLVDVDLDSAISEPMPSSARPIWNLWHAGGPTEPNLWAGYGRELRHLWSGAALAHHRAEAPDKPADSTYQLDGCHVTDIEGFYCAIGEAINGPGGYFGWNGDALHDCVTGGWGAEWPFRLTWHHAEVAHSHLTAKFDQILQWLAEDQIEVELR; encoded by the coding sequence ATGGGAGAGGCAGACGCCGCGATCGCGGCGTGCGCTGATATCGAAGGGCTATTCGTCGATTTGCCGTCCACGGTGCGCGGGACGACGCTTCTCGGGTGCATGCCTCACCCACCGCTGCGCCGTGCTCTGGACGCGCTGGCCAAGGGGGCGGGCAACCCAGGCGGTGCGCTGCATCGTCGGTCGATCGACGCGACCCTCTACAGCGTGGACCACAACGGTGTGGTCAACCGCATGATCGGCTCCCATCTGCGAGCATCAGTGACCGAAGTTCGTCCCTCAGTCCTCGCCGCTGACCTCGTCGATGTCGACTTGGACAGCGCGATCTCTGAGCCGATGCCGAGTTCGGCGCGACCAATCTGGAACTTGTGGCACGCCGGTGGCCCGACCGAACCGAACCTTTGGGCAGGCTACGGCCGGGAGCTTCGGCATCTCTGGTCTGGAGCGGCCTTGGCTCACCACCGGGCCGAGGCGCCTGACAAGCCAGCCGACAGCACCTACCAGCTCGACGGGTGCCACGTCACCGACATCGAAGGCTTCTACTGCGCCATCGGCGAGGCCATCAACGGCCCTGGCGGCTATTTCGGCTGGAACGGTGACGCGCTCCACGACTGTGTGACGGGCGGGTGGGGCGCCGAGTGGCCGTTCCGCCTGACCTGGCACCACGCCGAGGTGGCTCATAGCCATTTGACTGCCAAGTTCGACCAAATCCTTCAATGGCTTGCCGAGGATCAGATCGAGGTCGAGTTGCGCTGA
- a CDS encoding winged helix-turn-helix transcriptional regulator has product MATTTAAQQRARAKMEYDAFLAACPSRKLLDRISDKWVTLILAALGSGPDCAGDPRPMRYSELSRLLASVSQKMLTQTLRALERDGLISRTVEPTVPVTVTYELTPLGLSLHAMMRGLKLWAQDHMDEVLAHRAAYDG; this is encoded by the coding sequence ATGGCGACGACGACGGCGGCTCAGCAGCGGGCGCGGGCCAAGATGGAGTACGACGCGTTCCTCGCCGCCTGCCCCAGTCGCAAACTGCTGGACCGGATCTCCGACAAGTGGGTCACACTGATCCTGGCCGCGCTCGGCAGCGGCCCGGACTGCGCCGGCGATCCCCGCCCGATGCGGTACTCGGAACTGTCCCGGCTACTGGCCAGCGTCAGCCAGAAGATGCTCACCCAGACGCTGCGCGCCCTGGAACGCGACGGCCTGATCTCCCGCACCGTGGAACCGACGGTGCCGGTCACGGTCACCTACGAACTGACCCCGCTCGGACTCTCGCTGCACGCGATGATGCGCGGCCTCAAGCTCTGGGCCCAGGACCACATGGACGAGGTGCTGGCCCACCGCGCTGCGTACGACGGCTGA
- a CDS encoding Imm32 family immunity protein: MNEISLSVPPYDPAVGVVAPAEGGSVTVEIVDDSVEIFGDPAGLRDLARMLLALSDVRAPKGANIHLDAGINPLDLGSASLMLASDPRAR; encoded by the coding sequence ATGAACGAGATCTCACTTTCGGTCCCGCCGTACGACCCGGCGGTCGGCGTTGTCGCTCCCGCCGAAGGTGGATCGGTCACCGTCGAGATTGTCGATGATTCAGTCGAGATCTTCGGTGATCCTGCCGGCCTCCGCGATCTCGCTCGGATGCTGCTCGCGTTGTCGGACGTGCGAGCGCCGAAGGGCGCCAACATCCATCTCGATGCCGGCATCAACCCACTCGACCTCGGCTCCGCCTCTCTCATGCTGGCGAGTGATCCACGTGCCCGGTGA
- a CDS encoding IS3 family transposase (programmed frameshift), with protein sequence MPRPYPREFRDDVVRVARDRDPGVTVEQIAKDFGVHPMTLFKWLRQADIDAGAAPGVSRNDSAELREARKRIKLLEQENEVLCRAAAYLSQANLPKRLYPLVNELVVDGIPVAVTCRVLNLARQPYYRWLARPVTDAALAEAYRADALFSAHRDDPGFGYRFLADEVRAAGQSMVERTAWKICSGMGWWSTVSRKRRRGKGGRPGPPVHDDLVKRDFTAGGPNRLWLADITEHRTGEGKLYLCAIKDVWSNRIVGYSIDSRMKSRLAVNALHNAVARRGDVAGCVLHTDRGSQFRSRKFVRALHHHQMLGSMGRVGAAGDNAAMESFFGLLQNNVLDRRTWTTRQALRTAIVTWIERTYHRRRRQRRLSRLTPIEYETIMTPPASQAA encoded by the exons GTGCCCAGGCCCTACCCTCGTGAGTTCCGCGATGACGTCGTGCGGGTCGCTCGTGACCGTGATCCCGGTGTGACGGTCGAGCAGATCGCCAAGGACTTCGGGGTCCATCCGATGACGTTGTTCAAGTGGCTGCGCCAGGCCGACATCGACGCCGGCGCCGCGCCCGGCGTGAGCCGCAACGACTCCGCCGAGTTGCGTGAGGCCCGTAAGCGGATCAAGCTTTTGGAGCAGGAGAACGAGGTCTTGTGCCGGGCCGCGGCGTATCTGTCGCAGGCGAACCTGCCG AAAAGGCTCTACCCGCTCGTGAACGAGCTCGTCGTCGACGGGATACCCGTCGCGGTGACGTGCCGGGTGCTGAACCTTGCTCGTCAGCCCTACTACCGGTGGCTTGCCCGTCCGGTCACCGACGCCGCTCTGGCCGAGGCGTACCGGGCGGACGCGCTGTTCAGCGCCCATCGTGACGATCCGGGGTTCGGCTACCGGTTCCTGGCCGACGAGGTCCGTGCGGCCGGACAGTCGATGGTCGAGCGCACCGCGTGGAAGATCTGCTCTGGTATGGGCTGGTGGAGCACGGTCAGCCGCAAGCGGCGCCGGGGCAAGGGCGGCAGGCCGGGTCCGCCGGTGCACGACGACCTCGTCAAACGGGACTTCACCGCCGGCGGGCCGAACCGGTTGTGGCTGGCCGACATCACCGAGCACCGCACCGGTGAGGGCAAGTTGTACCTGTGCGCGATCAAGGACGTGTGGTCGAACCGGATCGTCGGCTACTCCATCGACTCACGGATGAAGTCGCGGCTGGCCGTCAACGCCCTGCACAACGCCGTGGCCCGGCGCGGTGACGTGGCCGGCTGCGTGCTGCACACCGACCGAGGATCGCAGTTCCGCAGCCGAAAATTCGTCCGTGCCCTGCATCATCACCAGATGCTCGGATCGATGGGCAGAGTCGGTGCCGCCGGCGACAACGCCGCGATGGAGTCGTTCTTCGGCCTGCTGCAGAACAACGTCCTCGACCGCCGGACCTGGACCACCCGCCAGGCATTGAGGACCGCGATCGTGACCTGGATCGAACGGACCTACCACCGCCGCCGACGCCAACGCCGCCTGTCCCGGTTGACCCCTATCGAGTACGAGACCATCATGACCCCACCGGCCAGTCAGGCCGCGTGA